A genomic segment from Polyangium mundeleinium encodes:
- a CDS encoding sigma-54-dependent transcriptional regulator, translated as MPGRVLIIDDEPDVCDLLDAGLKKRGFVTSYRTSGEQGLDLLATEDFDVVVADLQMKGMTGLTLCERIVGTRPDVPVIVITAFGSLDTAIAAIRAGAYDFLPKPFELEVLRIAVERAVRHRALRDEVRRLRRAAAEAREFEEMVGASAAMKRATDLLERVADLDTSVLITGESGTGKELAARALHRRSARRSGPFVAINCAAMPEALLESELFGHVRGAFTDARAARTGLFQKAHGGTLFLDEIGDMPLGLQPKLLRALQERTVRPIGGDDEVAVDVRIVSATNRDLEAAVEERRFREDLYYRIHVVQVEMPPLRSRGTDILLLAQRFVEKFAATTGRPVTGLSPEAADKLMSYAWPGNVRELSNCIERAVALATYEQIGAEDLPEKIRTHEAKHVVVATDDPAELLPLEEVERRYILRVLEAVRGNKTRAAELLKLDRATLYRKLARYGTSD; from the coding sequence ATCCCCGGGCGTGTCCTGATCATCGACGACGAGCCCGACGTCTGCGATCTGCTGGACGCAGGGCTCAAGAAGCGCGGGTTCGTCACGTCGTACCGGACGAGCGGCGAGCAGGGGCTCGACCTGCTCGCGACCGAGGATTTCGATGTGGTCGTGGCCGACCTGCAAATGAAGGGAATGACCGGCCTCACGCTCTGCGAGCGGATCGTCGGGACGCGGCCCGACGTGCCCGTCATCGTCATCACGGCGTTCGGCAGCCTCGACACGGCGATCGCGGCGATCCGCGCGGGCGCGTACGATTTCCTCCCCAAGCCCTTCGAGCTCGAAGTGCTGCGCATCGCGGTGGAGCGGGCGGTGCGGCACCGGGCGCTGCGCGACGAGGTGAGGCGGCTGCGGCGCGCGGCGGCGGAGGCGCGCGAGTTCGAGGAGATGGTCGGGGCGAGCGCGGCGATGAAGCGGGCGACCGACCTGCTGGAGCGGGTGGCCGATCTCGATACCTCGGTGCTGATCACGGGCGAGAGTGGCACGGGCAAGGAGCTCGCGGCGCGCGCCCTGCATCGGCGCAGCGCGCGGCGCAGCGGGCCGTTCGTCGCGATCAACTGCGCGGCGATGCCCGAGGCGTTGCTCGAAAGCGAGCTCTTCGGCCACGTCCGTGGCGCCTTCACCGACGCGCGCGCGGCGCGCACGGGCCTTTTTCAAAAGGCGCACGGGGGGACCCTCTTCCTCGACGAGATCGGCGACATGCCGCTCGGCCTGCAGCCGAAGCTCCTGCGGGCCTTGCAGGAGAGGACCGTGCGTCCCATCGGCGGCGACGACGAGGTGGCCGTGGACGTGCGCATCGTGTCCGCGACGAATCGTGATCTCGAAGCCGCCGTGGAGGAGCGCCGATTCCGGGAGGACCTCTATTATCGTATCCACGTCGTCCAGGTGGAGATGCCGCCGCTGCGCTCGCGGGGCACGGACATCTTGCTTCTCGCGCAGCGGTTCGTGGAGAAGTTCGCCGCGACGACCGGGCGCCCCGTCACGGGCTTGTCCCCCGAGGCGGCCGACAAGCTCATGAGTTATGCGTGGCCGGGCAACGTCCGCGAGCTCTCCAATTGCATCGAGCGCGCCGTCGCCCTCGCCACGTACGAGCAGATCGGCGCGGAGGATCTGCCCGAGAAGATCCGCACCCACGAGGCCAAGCACGTGGTGGTGGCCACGGACGATCCCGCGGAGCTCTTGCCGCTCGAAGAAGTGGAGCGTCGGTACATTCTGCGGGTCCTCGAGGCGGTGCGCGGCAACAAGACGCGCGCGGCGGAGCTCCTGAAGCTCGATCGCGCCACGCTGTACCGCAAGCTCGCGCGGTACGGCACGAGCGACTGA
- a CDS encoding NlpC/P60 family protein, with the protein MGYDIAQVARNYEQMQGREISYAEMKCNQFVVAVLRASVNPKFPYMLANDFGSSPYFQKVTEPQAGDLVHWPGHIGIVLDPDQGTFIGSQTSTGVAEANYKKGYWNGSYGGKKPDAFLRYTGF; encoded by the coding sequence ATGGGATACGACATTGCGCAGGTGGCCCGGAACTACGAGCAGATGCAAGGCCGGGAGATCTCTTACGCCGAGATGAAATGCAACCAGTTCGTCGTCGCGGTGCTGCGGGCTTCGGTGAACCCGAAGTTCCCTTACATGCTGGCGAACGACTTCGGCAGTTCGCCCTACTTCCAGAAGGTGACCGAGCCCCAGGCCGGTGATCTCGTCCACTGGCCGGGACACATCGGTATCGTGCTCGACCCGGATCAGGGCACGTTCATCGGCTCGCAGACCTCGACGGGGGTGGCCGAGGCGAACTACAAGAAGGGCTACTGGAACGGCTCGTACGGCGGCAAGAAGCCGGACGCGTTCCTGCGGTACACCGGCTTCTGA
- a CDS encoding tolB protein, whose translation MRALHRLFMGTALLLAGASIARAADTPAVDAPPSTADVLGTIVVVAGATRPLPRVAVVPSLASDIEDVTLHAVTHRDLDLCGEFELLPPSEAPEEALLATAVDVRPWAKKRVEALIQVGARRGEGQDRVEITGRVYLVARGAAPVFARRFLVPAGDLRAESHRLVDLLIGALTGKNGGFGSHLTFVAGTGKLRQVYTMDADGHGAAAVSPTDAIALAPAFGKTEELFWSSSVDHGEYQLRAASGRTIPLPVRGSVYGLAFSRDRSQVAVSIGVEGTIKLFAGPDFEHLTPASGVGMALRPTFTPSGKLAFAGEGRYGQRIYVDGKPITPEGLFASAPTFCNHPDGVRVVFAVGSGKDSDLLAAGERGGDMVRLTQGQGRNGYPACSPDGRILAFFSTRTSGEGPGLYLMRLDGGRPKRISTLVGDSLRWESLPPGRAIEVDAKVP comes from the coding sequence ATGCGCGCCCTCCATCGGCTCTTCATGGGCACCGCGCTGCTCTTGGCCGGCGCTTCGATCGCCCGCGCCGCGGACACGCCCGCGGTCGACGCCCCGCCAAGCACCGCGGACGTGCTCGGCACGATCGTGGTTGTGGCCGGCGCGACGCGCCCGCTCCCGCGCGTCGCGGTCGTCCCTTCCCTCGCGTCGGACATCGAGGACGTGACCTTGCACGCCGTCACGCACCGCGACCTCGATCTCTGCGGCGAGTTCGAGCTTTTGCCCCCGAGCGAGGCGCCGGAGGAGGCGCTGCTCGCGACGGCGGTGGACGTGCGGCCCTGGGCGAAGAAGCGCGTCGAAGCGCTGATCCAGGTGGGCGCGCGCCGGGGGGAGGGGCAGGATCGCGTGGAGATCACCGGGCGGGTGTACCTCGTGGCGCGCGGCGCCGCGCCGGTCTTCGCGCGGCGTTTCCTCGTGCCGGCGGGGGATCTCCGGGCCGAATCCCATCGGCTCGTGGACCTCTTGATCGGCGCATTGACGGGCAAAAATGGGGGGTTCGGGAGCCACCTGACGTTCGTCGCCGGCACGGGCAAGCTCCGCCAGGTCTACACCATGGACGCGGATGGCCACGGCGCCGCGGCCGTGTCGCCCACGGATGCGATCGCGCTCGCGCCTGCGTTCGGGAAAACCGAGGAGCTCTTCTGGTCGTCCAGCGTGGACCACGGCGAATATCAGCTCCGCGCCGCGAGCGGCCGGACGATCCCGCTGCCCGTACGAGGTTCGGTGTACGGGCTCGCGTTCTCCCGGGATCGATCGCAGGTCGCGGTCTCGATCGGGGTGGAGGGCACGATCAAGCTGTTCGCGGGGCCCGACTTCGAGCACCTCACGCCCGCCTCCGGGGTCGGCATGGCCTTGCGGCCGACCTTCACGCCGAGCGGCAAACTGGCCTTCGCGGGCGAGGGTCGTTATGGACAGCGGATCTACGTGGACGGCAAGCCCATCACGCCCGAGGGCCTCTTCGCCTCGGCGCCGACGTTCTGCAATCACCCGGACGGCGTGCGGGTGGTGTTCGCCGTGGGCAGCGGCAAGGACAGCGATCTGTTGGCGGCGGGTGAGCGTGGCGGCGACATGGTGCGGCTGACGCAGGGGCAGGGTCGAAACGGATATCCCGCCTGTAGCCCCGACGGCCGCATTCTGGCTTTCTTTTCGACGCGCACCTCGGGCGAGGGGCCTGGGCTTTATCTCATGCGCCTCGACGGCGGGCGGCCGAAGCGAATCTCGACGCTCGTCGGCGATTCGTTGCGATGGGAGTCGTTACCACCCGGGCGAGCGATCGAGGTCGACGCGAAGGTTCCATGA
- a CDS encoding sensor histidine kinase yields MILARKLAIALILGVFAVVAVHAYTRVRRLITLFETDIRHDSHVYGRVLAAAVAEVYQADGRDRARAVVQLANQRESHVRIRWVSLDVPAESVDAPAAPRVALEPVARGEEVVLRLPRLDDVNEEHLVTFVPVVAEGGGSLGAIELAESLAGEKQYVRTALFNTFLANLAVALVCGLIATGLGVWFVGRPMQSLIAQARRVGAGDLSARLALSQRDEIGQLAHEMNLMCDRLAEANARAARETDARISALEQLRHADRLATVGKLGAGIAHELGAPLQVISGRARMLCEDGTSPEEVERNARTIAEQTDRIIRIVRQLLDFARRRGAEKSRLDLRAITRRTVSLLKPLADKRTVSIEIETGEAPVEADADAEQIQQALTNLVVNGIQAMKAGGRLCVKVHEERAAPPGDIGGDEATYACIEVLDEGEGMPPDVVAHIFEPFFTTKDVGEGTGLGLSVSYGIVQEHEGFIRVDSEAGKGSRFRVYLPLCRRASPGVS; encoded by the coding sequence GTGATTCTCGCCCGCAAGCTCGCCATCGCCCTCATCCTGGGCGTATTCGCGGTCGTCGCCGTGCACGCCTACACCCGCGTGCGGCGTCTGATCACGCTCTTCGAGACGGACATTCGCCACGACTCGCACGTCTATGGCCGCGTCCTCGCCGCAGCCGTCGCCGAGGTGTATCAAGCCGACGGGCGTGATCGCGCCCGCGCCGTCGTGCAGCTCGCCAACCAGCGCGAGAGCCATGTCCGCATTCGCTGGGTCTCGCTCGACGTGCCCGCGGAGAGCGTCGACGCCCCCGCCGCGCCCCGCGTCGCGCTCGAGCCCGTCGCGAGGGGCGAGGAGGTCGTGCTCAGGCTCCCGCGCCTCGACGACGTGAACGAAGAGCACCTCGTCACGTTCGTGCCCGTGGTCGCGGAAGGCGGAGGATCGCTCGGCGCCATCGAGCTCGCGGAATCGCTGGCGGGCGAGAAGCAATACGTGCGGACGGCGCTGTTCAACACGTTCCTCGCGAACCTCGCGGTCGCGCTCGTGTGCGGGCTCATCGCCACGGGCCTCGGCGTATGGTTCGTCGGCCGGCCGATGCAGAGCCTCATCGCGCAGGCGCGCCGCGTCGGTGCGGGGGACCTCTCGGCGCGCCTCGCGCTCTCCCAGCGCGACGAGATCGGCCAGCTCGCCCACGAGATGAACCTCATGTGCGACCGCCTCGCGGAGGCCAACGCGCGCGCGGCGCGGGAGACGGACGCGCGGATCAGCGCGCTCGAGCAGCTCCGCCACGCCGATCGCCTCGCGACCGTGGGCAAGCTGGGCGCGGGCATCGCGCACGAGCTCGGGGCGCCGCTCCAGGTCATTTCGGGCCGCGCGCGGATGCTCTGCGAGGACGGGACGAGCCCCGAGGAGGTCGAGAGGAACGCGCGCACCATCGCCGAGCAAACCGATCGCATCATCCGCATCGTGCGCCAGCTCCTCGATTTCGCGCGCCGGCGAGGCGCCGAGAAGTCACGCCTCGACCTCCGCGCCATCACGCGGCGCACCGTGTCGCTCCTCAAGCCGCTCGCCGACAAGCGGACGGTGTCGATCGAGATCGAGACCGGCGAAGCGCCCGTCGAGGCGGACGCCGACGCCGAGCAGATCCAGCAGGCGCTCACGAACCTGGTGGTCAATGGCATCCAGGCCATGAAAGCAGGCGGGCGGCTCTGCGTGAAGGTTCACGAAGAACGCGCGGCGCCTCCCGGCGACATCGGCGGGGACGAGGCCACGTACGCTTGCATCGAGGTCCTCGACGAGGGCGAGGGGATGCCTCCCGACGTCGTGGCCCATATTTTCGAACCCTTCTTCACGACCAAGGACGTGGGCGAAGGGACCGGGCTCGGGCTCTCGGTCTCCTATGGCATCGTCCAGGAACACGAGGGGTTCATCCGCGTCGACAGCGAGGCGGGCAAAGGCAGCCGGTTTCGCGTATACCTGCCCTTGTGCCGCCGAGCATCCCCGGGCGTGTCCTGA
- a CDS encoding PAS domain-containing protein: MAEDRALVQALEEKVRALEEELRFFRTLADELPLSLYHKDREGRCVWANAALLASVGSGLEEALGKTVFDYYPRALAEKYDADDRRVIETGVTLQDVEEHKAPTSEGSRYVEVKKVPVRNAEGAITGSMGIYWDVTGVRRAERLEEERQAQAATLRELGAPLLPLAERVLAMPLIGRIDAARAAQALDSLLHGVSERQAAVVLLDVTGVTTIDDDVVRLLVDAAGAVRLLGARVVLTGVKAAMAQAMIEMDARLEGIVTLSTMQAGVAWALARRG, from the coding sequence TTGGCAGAGGACCGCGCGCTGGTGCAGGCGCTCGAAGAGAAGGTACGGGCGCTCGAGGAGGAGCTGCGATTTTTCCGCACGCTCGCCGACGAGCTGCCACTCAGCCTTTACCACAAGGACCGCGAAGGACGTTGCGTATGGGCCAACGCGGCCCTGCTCGCGAGCGTCGGATCCGGGCTCGAAGAGGCGCTCGGCAAGACGGTGTTCGATTATTACCCGCGCGCGCTCGCGGAAAAATACGATGCCGACGACCGGCGCGTGATCGAGACGGGCGTGACCCTTCAGGACGTCGAGGAGCACAAAGCGCCCACCTCCGAGGGCTCGCGTTACGTGGAGGTCAAAAAGGTTCCCGTGCGGAATGCAGAGGGCGCGATCACCGGCTCGATGGGCATCTACTGGGACGTCACCGGCGTGCGCCGCGCCGAACGCCTGGAGGAGGAACGACAAGCGCAAGCCGCGACGTTGCGCGAGCTCGGCGCGCCGCTCCTCCCGCTCGCCGAGCGGGTCCTCGCGATGCCCCTCATCGGCCGCATCGACGCCGCCCGCGCCGCGCAAGCGCTCGATTCGTTGCTCCATGGCGTCTCCGAGCGCCAGGCCGCCGTGGTGCTGCTCGACGTGACGGGTGTCACCACGATCGACGACGACGTGGTGCGCCTGCTCGTCGACGCCGCCGGGGCCGTGCGGCTGCTCGGCGCGCGTGTGGTGCTCACCGGCGTGAAAGCGGCGATGGCTCAGGCCATGATCGAAATGGATGCCCGCCTGGAAGGGATTGTGACGTTGTCGACGATGCAGGCAGGCGTCGCGTGGGCGCTCGCGCGGCGAGGATGA
- a CDS encoding response regulator produces the protein MARRTSSAAWDLVVDGDDPRRREPLRVVLAEDDLEVRLFLAQALRKDGHTVIEIENGTQLLEFLRAVSQGALEESPPDVIVSDIRMPGKSGLDVLASMREVGWRTPFVLTTAFGDAATHARARAAGAFAVFDKPFDVDDLRTVVLNAGRRPGAVGSTSG, from the coding sequence ATGGCGCGACGTACATCGAGCGCGGCGTGGGACCTCGTGGTCGACGGAGACGATCCGCGGCGTCGAGAGCCCTTGCGCGTGGTCCTCGCCGAGGACGACCTGGAGGTGCGCCTCTTCCTCGCGCAGGCCCTGCGCAAGGACGGGCATACGGTGATCGAGATCGAGAACGGGACGCAGCTCCTCGAGTTCTTGCGCGCGGTATCGCAGGGCGCGCTCGAAGAGAGCCCGCCCGACGTGATCGTCTCGGATATCCGCATGCCCGGCAAGAGCGGGCTCGACGTGCTCGCGTCCATGCGCGAGGTCGGGTGGCGCACGCCCTTCGTGCTGACCACGGCGTTCGGCGACGCGGCGACGCACGCGCGTGCGCGGGCCGCGGGCGCTTTCGCGGTGTTCGACAAACCTTTTGATGTCGACGACCTGCGCACGGTCGTGCTCAACGCCGGCCGGCGTCCGGGCGCGGTGGGCTCGACATCCGGATGA
- a CDS encoding OmpA family protein, whose protein sequence is MRDRSRCILVVSIAAALAMLVAGCGSDPASRPKAASGRDGSEAGASGQAAGASASKGSAPADASSVHIDDRIVKACGNIPKAHFAFDSSYIQSDAASSLDALARCFSSGNLAGKGMRVVGHADARGETEYNFGLGHKRASSVASFLGKKGLEASRLQTSSRGELEASGGDEEGWARDRRVDIFLAD, encoded by the coding sequence ATGCGAGATCGATCCCGTTGCATTCTTGTCGTTTCGATCGCGGCGGCGCTTGCCATGCTCGTCGCGGGCTGCGGTTCGGATCCGGCGAGCCGGCCGAAAGCGGCGTCCGGGCGTGACGGCAGCGAAGCCGGCGCGAGCGGGCAGGCGGCGGGAGCGTCCGCGTCGAAGGGCAGCGCCCCCGCGGACGCGAGCTCGGTCCATATCGACGACCGCATCGTCAAGGCTTGCGGCAACATCCCGAAGGCGCATTTCGCCTTCGACTCCTCGTACATTCAGTCCGACGCCGCGTCGTCGCTGGACGCCCTCGCGCGCTGCTTCTCCAGCGGGAACCTCGCCGGCAAAGGAATGCGAGTCGTTGGTCACGCCGATGCGCGCGGGGAGACCGAATACAACTTCGGGCTCGGGCATAAGCGCGCGAGCAGCGTGGCGAGCTTCCTCGGCAAGAAAGGGCTCGAGGCGTCGCGCCTGCAAACCTCGTCCCGAGGCGAGCTCGAGGCGTCGGGCGGCGACGAGGAGGGGTGGGCGCGCGATCGCCGCGTCGACATTTTCCTCGCGGATTGA
- a CDS encoding TonB C-terminal domain-containing protein, producing MRALPPAAVPGLRARSLAITLCASVAVHGGALLLVCAERPAPPGAAPVLDVEEVEPSPTVDVDPAPDLAPALKLGGTWDRTKLPDRWVRQAPQARAAAAAASPADATRGEDGPQPVVSETDAGARIPPPDVEVAKQIETTIPVSAETPPANVPVKGHADGIADGTETDPLEARAVDIYRDRIRVWFSQRFRVSGSGLGPEEITRYRVAATIEVSSGRTVTSYVITPSGHAAFDAAARAALEGARGKEIPPPPENYPNIVQHRISLTFTCTPERCD from the coding sequence ATGCGCGCGCTCCCTCCCGCGGCCGTTCCGGGTTTGCGTGCTCGCTCCCTCGCGATCACGCTCTGCGCCTCCGTGGCCGTCCATGGAGGCGCCCTGCTCCTCGTGTGCGCGGAGCGTCCAGCGCCGCCCGGCGCCGCGCCGGTCCTCGATGTCGAGGAGGTCGAGCCGAGCCCGACGGTCGATGTGGATCCCGCGCCCGACCTCGCGCCCGCGCTCAAGCTCGGGGGGACGTGGGACCGAACGAAGCTCCCGGACCGCTGGGTGAGGCAAGCTCCGCAAGCGCGCGCCGCGGCGGCCGCCGCCTCTCCCGCGGACGCGACCCGGGGCGAGGACGGGCCGCAGCCGGTCGTATCGGAGACCGACGCCGGGGCGAGGATTCCGCCCCCCGACGTCGAGGTCGCAAAACAAATCGAGACGACGATTCCCGTCTCCGCCGAGACGCCGCCCGCCAATGTCCCCGTGAAAGGACACGCGGACGGCATTGCGGACGGCACCGAGACGGACCCGCTCGAGGCCCGCGCCGTGGACATCTATCGGGACCGGATCCGTGTGTGGTTCAGCCAGCGCTTTCGGGTCTCCGGGTCGGGGCTCGGCCCCGAGGAGATCACGCGATACCGCGTCGCCGCCACGATCGAGGTCTCGAGCGGCCGCACGGTCACGAGTTACGTGATCACGCCGAGCGGCCACGCGGCGTTCGACGCCGCCGCGCGCGCCGCGCTCGAGGGCGCGAGGGGAAAGGAGATCCCCCCTCCGCCGGAGAACTACCCGAACATCGTCCAGCACCGGATCTCGCTCACCTTCACCTGCACGCCGGAGCGATGCGATTGA
- a CDS encoding lamin tail domain-containing protein, translating to MKKRIVRAMFLGALAAFGSACAEGSPPDGDGGAGQGGQGGSGSCRKADDCQPSANPCETAICKDGACVAAPVPAGTSTPEQKAGDCVILQCDGAGEVIPVPEDSDVPVDGNPCTSDVCTSGIGSNPPVPTGTACGDAGSICNSDGACVECLTAADCPGSDTTCQARTCVMGVCGVENAAAGTPLPSQMPGDCMQMACDGSGGTSPEVDDSDVPVDGNACTADVCAAGAPSNPPISLDTACNQNGGKVCNGAGLCVQCNAGAQCPSGVCAAGVCKAASCADGVENGSETDVDCGGAGCPPCGVGESCLAPADCHSGLCATGLCQPPAVVGTSPADAATGAPVTSTVAVTFSGAMDPATLAAQTTVGPCTGVVQVSTDGFATCLGFAAALPVMSGNGTVATWTPSPALSYGTTYRVRVAATAKGTDGTALAAAYTSSVGFGTATPPTSAPCASSVVISQIYGGGGNSGATYKSDFIELHNRGSSSVNLAGWSVQYASAAGTSWLVTNLSGTLAPGGYYLVAQAGGSSGVALPASDATGTTNMSASAGKIALVNATAALSGSCPSGAKILDFVGYGTTANCFKGSGVAPGASTAAQSIQRLAAACTDTGDNKADFATAQVAPRSSASMASACACAGDVTANESDQAYELDFCNVELPVSLTVSASAMTPVIYGRAYEAGVTEAADASATLKVEVGFGPANINPTTQSGWQFFSATYNAQIGNDDEYKGSFLAPAVPGAYRYAYRMSLDGTRWTYCDLNGAGSGAGLSFEITQLPALTVVP from the coding sequence ATGAAGAAGAGGATTGTCAGGGCGATGTTCTTGGGAGCGCTCGCCGCCTTCGGCAGCGCGTGCGCGGAGGGTTCGCCCCCCGACGGGGACGGGGGAGCAGGCCAAGGCGGCCAGGGCGGCAGCGGGTCCTGCCGGAAGGCCGACGATTGCCAGCCCTCGGCGAACCCGTGCGAGACGGCGATCTGCAAGGACGGCGCGTGCGTCGCCGCGCCCGTGCCGGCCGGCACGTCCACGCCCGAGCAGAAGGCGGGCGATTGCGTGATCCTGCAATGCGACGGGGCGGGGGAGGTGATCCCGGTCCCCGAGGACAGCGACGTGCCGGTCGACGGCAATCCGTGTACGAGCGACGTCTGCACCAGCGGCATCGGCTCGAACCCGCCCGTCCCGACGGGCACGGCCTGCGGCGACGCCGGATCGATTTGCAATAGCGACGGCGCTTGCGTCGAATGCCTCACCGCGGCGGATTGCCCGGGGTCGGACACCACGTGCCAGGCCCGCACCTGCGTGATGGGGGTGTGCGGCGTCGAGAATGCGGCTGCGGGGACGCCTCTTCCCTCGCAGATGCCCGGCGATTGCATGCAGATGGCCTGCGACGGCTCCGGCGGCACCTCGCCCGAGGTCGACGACAGCGACGTGCCTGTCGACGGGAATGCATGCACGGCCGACGTCTGCGCCGCCGGCGCGCCTTCCAACCCGCCGATCTCCCTCGACACGGCGTGCAACCAGAACGGCGGAAAGGTCTGCAACGGCGCTGGCCTGTGCGTCCAGTGCAATGCCGGCGCGCAATGCCCGAGTGGTGTCTGCGCGGCCGGGGTCTGCAAGGCCGCGAGCTGCGCCGACGGGGTCGAGAACGGGTCCGAGACGGACGTCGATTGCGGCGGCGCGGGGTGCCCGCCCTGCGGGGTGGGCGAGAGTTGTCTCGCGCCGGCCGATTGCCACAGCGGTCTCTGCGCCACCGGCCTTTGCCAGCCGCCAGCCGTGGTGGGAACGTCGCCCGCCGACGCGGCGACCGGCGCGCCGGTGACCTCCACGGTGGCGGTCACGTTCAGCGGGGCCATGGATCCGGCCACGCTCGCCGCGCAGACCACGGTCGGACCCTGCACCGGCGTGGTCCAGGTCTCGACGGATGGATTCGCCACCTGCCTCGGCTTCGCCGCGGCGCTGCCCGTGATGTCCGGGAATGGCACCGTGGCCACGTGGACCCCGTCTCCGGCGCTCTCCTATGGCACGACGTACCGCGTCCGTGTCGCCGCGACGGCCAAGGGGACCGATGGAACGGCGCTCGCGGCGGCGTACACTTCGAGCGTCGGCTTCGGCACCGCCACGCCGCCGACCTCCGCTCCCTGCGCGAGCTCGGTGGTGATAAGCCAGATCTACGGCGGAGGCGGGAATTCCGGCGCCACGTACAAGAGTGATTTCATCGAGCTGCACAACCGCGGCAGCTCCTCGGTGAACCTCGCCGGTTGGTCGGTGCAATACGCGAGCGCGGCAGGGACGTCCTGGCTCGTGACGAACCTGAGCGGCACCCTCGCGCCGGGCGGTTATTACCTGGTGGCGCAGGCCGGCGGGTCGAGTGGCGTGGCCTTGCCGGCGTCCGACGCGACGGGCACCACGAACATGAGCGCCTCGGCGGGCAAGATCGCCCTGGTCAACGCCACCGCCGCGCTCAGCGGGAGCTGCCCCAGCGGCGCGAAGATCCTGGATTTCGTGGGGTACGGGACCACCGCGAACTGCTTCAAGGGGAGCGGCGTGGCCCCGGGGGCGTCGACCGCCGCGCAATCGATCCAGCGCCTCGCCGCTGCGTGCACCGACACCGGCGACAACAAGGCCGACTTCGCGACGGCCCAGGTCGCGCCGCGGAGCTCGGCGAGCATGGCGAGCGCCTGCGCCTGCGCGGGCGACGTCACGGCCAACGAATCGGACCAGGCGTACGAGCTCGATTTCTGCAACGTCGAGCTCCCGGTCTCGCTGACGGTCTCCGCATCGGCGATGACGCCCGTGATCTACGGCCGGGCGTACGAGGCGGGCGTGACCGAGGCCGCCGACGCGAGCGCGACGTTGAAGGTCGAGGTGGGCTTTGGCCCGGCCAACATCAACCCCACCACGCAGAGCGGCTGGCAGTTCTTCTCGGCCACCTACAACGCGCAGATCGGCAATGACGACGAATACAAGGGCTCGTTCCTCGCGCCCGCCGTTCCAGGCGCCTACCGGTATGCCTACCGCATGAGCCTCGACGGGACGCGGTGGACCTATTGTGATCTGAACGGCGCAGGCTCGGGCGCGGGGCTCTCCTTCGAGATCACCCAACTTCCCGCGCTGACCGTCGTGCCGTGA